The proteins below come from a single Prolixibacter sp. NT017 genomic window:
- the ettA gene encoding energy-dependent translational throttle protein EttA: protein MSEDRQIIFSMYKVSKAFTPQKQVIKDISLSFFLGAKIGIIGLNGSGKSTLLKIIAGLEQDYQGEVVFSPGYTVGYLPQEPQLDESKTVKEIVQEGTQEVVDILNEYEEINQKFGLPEYYEDADKMQKLMDRQAALQEQIDATDAWNLDNKLERAMDALRCPDGETPVNILSGGERRRVALCRLLLQEPDVLLLDEPTNHLDAESVQWLEMHLQQYKGTVISITHDRYFLDNVAGWILELDRGEGIPWKGNYTGWLEQKQKRMAQEAKGNVKRRKTLEHELEWVKMTPKARHAKSKARLGAYEKLLNEDVKQKEEKLEIFIPNGPRLGDKVIEAHGVSKGFDDRLLFENLDFTLPPNGIVGVIGPNGAGKTTLFKMMMDMEQPDAGTFSVGETVKLGYADQTHADIDPEKTVYQVISGGNDEVQVGGRSINARAYAARFNFSGADQEKKCGILSGGERNRLHLALTLKSGANVLLLDEPTNDIDVNTLRALEEGLDNFAGCAVVISHDRWFLDRIATHILAFEGNSYVHFFEGSYSEYEENKKKRLGDAGPHRIKYKKLVK, encoded by the coding sequence ATGAGCGAAGACAGACAGATTATTTTTTCGATGTACAAGGTGAGTAAAGCCTTCACCCCGCAAAAACAGGTTATCAAAGATATTTCTCTTTCGTTTTTTCTTGGAGCGAAAATCGGGATCATCGGTTTAAACGGTTCCGGAAAATCGACGTTGCTGAAGATTATTGCCGGTTTGGAGCAGGACTATCAGGGCGAAGTTGTTTTCTCTCCCGGATATACGGTCGGTTATCTGCCGCAGGAACCGCAGCTCGACGAATCGAAAACGGTAAAGGAGATTGTACAGGAAGGCACCCAGGAAGTAGTCGACATCCTGAATGAATATGAAGAGATCAATCAGAAGTTCGGTTTGCCGGAATATTACGAAGATGCCGACAAGATGCAGAAGCTGATGGATCGGCAGGCGGCATTGCAGGAACAGATTGACGCTACCGATGCATGGAACCTCGACAACAAACTGGAACGTGCCATGGATGCTCTGCGCTGCCCGGACGGTGAAACGCCGGTGAATATATTGTCGGGTGGCGAGCGCCGTCGGGTAGCGTTGTGTCGTCTTCTTCTGCAGGAACCCGACGTTTTACTGCTCGACGAGCCGACGAACCACCTGGATGCCGAATCGGTGCAGTGGCTCGAAATGCACTTGCAGCAATATAAAGGTACGGTCATCTCCATCACGCACGATAGGTACTTCCTCGATAATGTAGCGGGCTGGATTCTGGAACTCGACCGTGGCGAAGGCATTCCCTGGAAAGGAAACTACACCGGTTGGCTGGAGCAGAAACAGAAGCGGATGGCTCAGGAAGCAAAAGGAAATGTGAAGCGCCGGAAAACATTGGAGCACGAGCTGGAGTGGGTGAAAATGACGCCTAAAGCCCGTCATGCCAAATCAAAGGCCCGTCTGGGAGCTTACGAGAAGCTGTTGAACGAAGATGTGAAGCAGAAAGAGGAGAAGCTCGAGATATTTATCCCGAACGGTCCGCGTTTGGGAGACAAAGTGATTGAAGCGCACGGCGTATCCAAAGGTTTTGACGATCGGTTGCTGTTCGAAAATCTCGATTTTACCCTTCCACCTAACGGAATTGTGGGAGTGATTGGCCCGAACGGTGCCGGAAAAACAACGCTGTTCAAGATGATGATGGACATGGAACAACCCGATGCGGGGACATTTTCGGTTGGTGAGACTGTAAAGTTGGGGTACGCCGACCAGACACACGCTGACATTGATCCGGAGAAAACGGTCTACCAGGTCATTTCCGGCGGCAACGACGAAGTGCAGGTGGGCGGACGCTCCATCAACGCCAGAGCTTATGCAGCCCGGTTCAACTTCAGTGGTGCCGACCAGGAGAAGAAGTGTGGTATCCTTTCGGGAGGTGAGCGCAATAGGTTGCATTTGGCGCTTACGCTGAAATCAGGGGCCAACGTGCTGTTACTCGATGAGCCGACGAACGATATTGATGTCAATACGCTGCGGGCACTGGAAGAAGGTCTCGACAATTTTGCCGGTTGTGCTGTGGTAATTTCTCACGATCGGTGGTTTTTAGACCGGATTGCGACCCATATTTTGGCCTTCGAGGGCAATTCTTACGTTCACTTTTTTGAAGGAAGTTACTCCGAATACGAAGAAAATAAGAAGAAACGGCTTGGAGATGCCGGTCCACACCGGATAAAATACAAGAAATTGGTCAAATGA
- a CDS encoding RNA polymerase sigma factor translates to MNDHDIVKQVVNGNENAFRFLVQKHQRLVWHVVWRMVGKPDDIEDICQDVFMKVYKSIPRFRNQSKLSTWIASIAWNTCSDYLKKHQRDRLELLETIPAKAELSMTEDATWRVVHETDMKAVVRKGIEQLPLPYQTVLTLYHLEEFSYHEIEEITGMPEGTVKSYLNRARKQLREILEHALPGEAAAFHRMEA, encoded by the coding sequence ATGAACGATCACGATATCGTAAAACAGGTAGTTAACGGGAATGAAAATGCTTTCCGGTTTTTGGTGCAAAAGCATCAGAGGTTGGTGTGGCATGTGGTTTGGCGTATGGTCGGAAAGCCGGATGATATTGAAGATATTTGCCAGGATGTGTTTATGAAAGTGTATAAAAGTATTCCCCGTTTCCGGAACCAATCGAAGCTGTCGACCTGGATTGCTTCCATTGCCTGGAACACGTGTTCTGACTACCTGAAAAAACACCAGCGTGATCGGTTGGAGTTATTGGAAACCATTCCGGCGAAAGCTGAATTGAGCATGACGGAAGATGCCACCTGGCGGGTGGTTCACGAAACCGACATGAAGGCAGTAGTGCGAAAAGGAATCGAACAGCTGCCCTTGCCGTATCAGACCGTTTTGACGCTCTACCACCTGGAAGAGTTTTCGTACCACGAAATTGAAGAGATTACCGGTATGCCGGAAGGAACAGTAAAAAGTTACCTGAACAGGGCGCGAAAGCAGTTGCGGGAAATCTTGGAACATGCCCTTCCGGGAGAAGCTGCGGCTTTTCATCGAATGGAAGCATGA